The following are encoded together in the Phaseolus vulgaris cultivar G19833 chromosome 9, P. vulgaris v2.0, whole genome shotgun sequence genome:
- the LOC137823018 gene encoding F-box protein SKP2B-like, with protein sequence MVGQDNLRAEDLNLCFERLMRVAGSGNSEKGMNLKVGVITEWKDIPMELLMQILSLVDDQTVITASGVCRGWRDSIYFGLARLSLSWCSKNMNSLVLSLVPKFTKLQTLILRQHKPQLEDKAVETIADCCHELQILDLSKSFKLTDRSLYAIAFGCRDLTKLNISGCSAFSDGALAYLASFCRKLKVLNLCGCVRAASDTALQAIGQYCNQLQSLNLGWCDYVGDVGVTTLAYGCPDLRIVDLCGCVRITDDSVIALANRCPHLRSLGLYYCKNITDRAMYSLAHSKVNNRISVKGGNDEDGLRTLNISQCTALTPSAVQAVCDSFPSLHTCSGRHSLIMSGCLNLTSVHCACAFHAHRAFTHFPHPAH encoded by the exons ATGGTTGGCCAGGATAATCTAAGGGCTGAGGACTTGAATTTGTGCTTTGAGAGGCTTATGAGGGTGGCTGGGAGTGGGAACAGTGAGAAAGGGATGAACTTGAAGGTTGGGGTGATTACCGAGTGGAAGGATATTCCTATGGAACTTTTGATGCAAATTTTGTCCCTTGTGGATGATCAGACAGTGATCACCGCTTCTGGAGTTTGTCGTGGATGGAGAGATTCTATCTACTTTGGCCTTGCTCGTTTATCACTCTCATG GTGTAGCAAGAACATGAATAGCTTGGTCCTATCACTTGTTCCTAAATTCACAAAACTGCAAACTCTAATCCTTCGTCAACACAAGCCTCAACTAGAGGATAAAGCTGTTGAGACTATTGCAGACTGCTGTCATGAATTGCAGATCCTGGACCTCAGCAAAAGCTTCAAGCTAACTGATCGTTCACTTTATGCTATTGCATTCGGTTGTCGCGATCTTACAAAACTCAACATCAGTGGGTGTTCAGCATTTAGTGACGGTGCTCTGGCTTACCTTGCCAGTTTCTGCAGAAAACTGAAAGTTCTAAATCTTTGTGGATGTGTTAGAGCTGCATCTGATACTGCATTGCAG GCTATTGGACAGTACTGCAATCAGTTACAATCTTTGAACCTTGGATGGTGTGATTATGTTGGAGATGTTGGAGTGACTACTTTAGCATATGGGTGCCCTGATCTTAGGATAGTTGACTTGTGTGGCTGTGTCCGTATAACAG ATGATAGTGTGATTGCTTTGGCTAACAGATGCCCCCATCTGAGGTCTCTTGGACTGTACTACTGCAAGAACATCACAGACAGAGCAATGTATTCTTTGGCACACAGCAAGGTGAATAACAGGATATCTGTGAAAGGAGGAAATGATGAAGATGGGTTAAGGACTTTGAACATCAGCCAATGCACTGCACTCACCCCATCTGCTGTTCAAGCGGTTTGTGACTCATTCCCATCTCTCCACACATGCTCAGGGAGGCACTCACTCATCATGAGTGGCTGCCTCAACTTGACCTCTGTGCATTGTGCCTGTGCTTTCCATGCACACCGTGCATTCACCCATTTCCCCCATCCAGCTCATTAA